Within Streptomyces sp. NBC_00704, the genomic segment CGGTCGCCGACCGCCCGCACCACCTCCGGCAGCGCGTCGGCCGCCGCGATCGAGCCGGCCACCTGGCGGCCGCCGTGGTTGGAGACGACGACGCCGTCCATCCCCGCGTCGGCCGCCAGCCGGGCGTCGTCGGGATGCAGCACGCCCTTGAGGACGATGGGGCCGTCCCAGTTCTCCCGCAGGAACGCGAGGTCCGGCCAGGTCTTTCCGGGGTCGGCGAACAGCCCGACGAAGCGCAGGACGGCCGCGTCCAGGTCCTCGTGCACCGGTTTGGCCAGGCCCGCCAGGAAGGCCGGGTCGGTGAAGTAGTTGGCGGTGCCCACGCCGTGCAGGAACGGCAGATACGCCTGGTCCAGGTCGCGGGGCCGCCAGGCAAGCAGCGGGGTGTCCAGGGTGACGACGAGCACGCGGAACCCGCTCGCCTTCGCCCGGGAGAGGAAACTCCGGGTCACCTCGCGGTCCTTGGACCAGTACAGCTGGAACCAGCGCTCGGCGTCCCCCATGACCTCGGCGACCTGTTCGATCGGCGTGCTGGACGCGGACGACAGGATGAAGGGCACGCCCTGCGCGGCGGCCGCCCGGGCCGCGGCGGACTCCGCCTCGGGGTGCATGATCGACAGCACGCCGACCGGTGCGAGCGCCAGCGGCGCGGGCAGCGTCCGGCCCAGCACCTCGACCGACAGGTCCCGTTCCCCGACGTCCCGCAGCATGCGCGGCACGATCCGGCGGCGCTCCAGGGCGGCGCGGTTCGCCCGTGCCGTGCTGCCGTCCCCGGCGCTGCCGGCCACGTATCCGACCGGGCCCGGTCCGAGGCGCTGCTCGGTGATCTCCTCCAGCCGGGTCAGGTCGGTGGGCAGCCGGGGGACCGCGCCCGTCGTGCCGTTCAGATAGATCTCGTACTGGAAGTCCGCCCAGTGCCTGGCCATCCGTCCGTGCCGCCTC encodes:
- a CDS encoding lactate 2-monooxygenase, with protein sequence MARHWADFQYEIYLNGTTGAVPRLPTDLTRLEEITEQRLGPGPVGYVAGSAGDGSTARANRAALERRRIVPRMLRDVGERDLSVEVLGRTLPAPLALAPVGVLSIMHPEAESAAARAAAAQGVPFILSSASSTPIEQVAEVMGDAERWFQLYWSKDREVTRSFLSRAKASGFRVLVVTLDTPLLAWRPRDLDQAYLPFLHGVGTANYFTDPAFLAGLAKPVHEDLDAAVLRFVGLFADPGKTWPDLAFLRENWDGPIVLKGVLHPDDARLAADAGMDGVVVSNHGGRQVAGSIAAADALPEVVRAVGDRLTVLFDSGVRTGADVFKALALGARAVLLGRPYAYGLGLDGQAGVEHVIRCLLAEFDLTLALSGHATPATVSPADLAEPSA